The DNA window GGCGCGGGTACAGCGCGGCGGCAGTTCACCGGTACATCTCGGCCCGGGTTCGAGGGAAGAAGACGAGGCGCCCGAAGGCCACGACGTGGCGAAGGTGATCTATTCGGAGCAGGCGTTCTCCGACTTCGAGCGCCTCTCCGACTTCCTGGCCGGCACCGATCTCGACCTCGCCTTCGCCACGGTGGATGCCATCCAGGAGGGCATTGCGATACTCGAGCGACACCCCCTTATCGGCCGGCCGGTCGAGCATGAGCTGCGCGAGCTGGTGATCTCACGCGGGAAGACGGGGTACGTGGCGCTCTACGCATACCTGGAAGACAGGGACGTGGCACTGGTGCTCGCCATCCGTCACCAGCGCGAGGCGGGCTACGCAGGCGCCCGAGACCTCACGCCGTCCGCTTCCGCCGCGACGTCAGCGCGGAGCGCGCGCCCCCGTCGCCGCCCTGGTCGAGCAACGCCAGCAGCCGCCGCGCCGCCTCCGTCGGCGTGAGCTTCGCGCCCACCACCGCGGCCTCCATCTCGGGCAAAAGGCGCGCCACGTCCTCGCGGGCGAGGAAGTGGCGCTTCAAGCCGTCGTCGATCATGCTCCAGAGCCACGCCTGCTGCTGGTCGCGGCGCTTCTTGTCGAGCTCGTTCGCCGCGACGAGGCGTGCCCGGTGGTCCTCGACGACCGCCCACACACGGTCGATCCCCTTCTCCTCGAGCGCGCTCACGGTCACGACCGGGGGGTCCCAGAGCGGGCTCGCGTGCGTGAACAGGTTCAGGGCGGCTCGGTACTCGGCGGCGGCGCGCTCGGCGCGCCCGACGTTGTCGCCGTCGGCCTTGTTGATGGCGAGCGCGTCGGCTAGCT is part of the Deltaproteobacteria bacterium genome and encodes:
- a CDS encoding type II toxin-antitoxin system RelE/ParE family toxin, with the translated sequence MAKVIYSEQAFSDFERLSDFLAGTDLDLAFATVDAIQEGIAILERHPLIGRPVEHELRELVISRGKTGYVALYAYLEDRDVALVLAIRHQREAGYAGARDLTPSASAATSARSARPRRRPGRATPAAAAPPPSA